In Chiroxiphia lanceolata isolate bChiLan1 chromosome 2, bChiLan1.pri, whole genome shotgun sequence, a single genomic region encodes these proteins:
- the CWC15 gene encoding spliceosome-associated protein CWC15 homolog, translating to MTTAARPTFEPARGGRGKGEGDLSQLSKQYSSRDLPSHTKIKYRQTTQDAPEEVRNRDFRRELEERERVAAREKNRDRPTREHTTSSSVSKKPRLDQIPAANLDADDPLTDEDDEDEDLEDSDDDDTAALLAELEKIKKERAEEQARKEQEQKAEEERIRMENILSGNPLLNLTGPAQPQANFKVKRRWDDDVVFKNCAKGIDETKKDKRFVNDTLRSEFHKKFMEKYIK from the exons ATGACGACAGCAGCAAGGCCAACGTTTGAACCtgcaagaggaggaagaggaaaaggtgaAGGAGATTTAAGCCAGCTATCCAAACAATATTCCAGCAGAGATCTTCCTTCTCATACTAAAATCAAATACAG ACAGACCACTCAGGATGCTCCTGAAGAGGTGCGTAACCGTGATTTCAgaagggagctggaggagagagaACGTGTCGCTGCAAGAGAGAAGAACAGAGACAGACCAACCAGAG AACATACAACGTCATCTTCTGTGTCTAAGAAGCCTCGGCTAGACCAGATTCCTGCAGCAAATCTTGATGCAGATGATCCGCTTACGGAT gaagatgatgaagatgagGACTTGGAAGACAGTGATGATGATGACACTGCAGCTCTTCTGGCTGAACTggaaaaaatcaagaaagaacGAGCTGAGGAACAGGCTCGAAAG GAACAAGAGCAAAAggctgaagaagaaagaattcGGATGGAGAACATTCTGAGTGGTAACCCACTGCTGAACCTTActggcccagcacagcctcaggCAAACTTCAAAGTGAAGAGGAG gTGGGATGATGACGTTGTCTTCAAGAATTGTGCAAAGGGGAtagatgaaacaaaaaaggacaaaagattCGTGAATGATACTCTGCGATCAGAATTTCACAAAAAGTTCATGGAAAAATATATCAAGTAG